In Streptomyces sp. NBC_01408, one DNA window encodes the following:
- a CDS encoding (deoxy)nucleoside triphosphate pyrophosphohydrolase produces the protein MTVRVVVGGALCHEGRLLAARRSAPPELAGRWELPGGKAEPGESVPDALVRELREELGVETEALERIPGEWPLKPGLVLHVWTARLVSGEPAPLEDHDELRWLGPEELESVDWLDQDRPAVAEAGRRLRG, from the coding sequence ATGACGGTACGAGTAGTCGTGGGCGGAGCCCTTTGTCATGAGGGCCGCTTGCTGGCCGCCCGCCGCAGCGCACCCCCCGAGCTCGCCGGACGCTGGGAGCTGCCGGGCGGGAAGGCCGAGCCGGGGGAGTCCGTCCCCGACGCGCTGGTGCGCGAGCTGCGCGAGGAGCTCGGCGTGGAGACCGAGGCGCTGGAGCGGATCCCGGGGGAGTGGCCGCTGAAGCCCGGCCTGGTCCTGCACGTGTGGACGGCCCGGCTGGTCTCGGGGGAGCCGGCGCCGCTGGAGGACCACGACGAGTTGCGCTGGCTCGGACCGGAGGAGCTGGAGTCGGTCGACTGGCTCGACCAGGACCGGCCCGCGGTCGCCGAGGCGGGTCGCCGGCTGCGGGGCTGA
- a CDS encoding SPOR domain-containing protein, translating into MNDSGALLPWLVIRQDDNGNRYRVGRYPTRAEAQKVVDSLDDRGHKQLYWVERIGHTATMN; encoded by the coding sequence ATGAACGACAGCGGTGCCCTGCTCCCGTGGCTGGTCATACGTCAGGACGACAACGGCAACCGCTACCGGGTGGGCCGGTATCCCACCCGGGCCGAGGCCCAGAAGGTCGTCGACAGCCTCGACGACCGAGGACACAAGCAGCTGTACTGGGTCGAGCGGATCGGTCACACCGCCACGATGAACTGA
- a CDS encoding GntR family transcriptional regulator: MTFGEQPAYLRVAGDLRRKIVDGSLPPHARLPSQARIREEYGVSDTVALEARKVLMAEGLVEGRSGSGTYVREQPVPRRVARSGYRTGGASTPFRQEQADAGAHGTWESNSEQRGAPAEIARRLGIEPGERVMRTRYVYRDAGEAMMLSTSWEPLAVTGRTPVMLPEEGPLGGSGVVDRMAAIDVVVDNVVEEVGARPGLAEENLLLGGVPGHVVLVIGRTYFASGRAVETADVVVPADRYRLAYHLPVR; the protein is encoded by the coding sequence GTGACTTTCGGTGAGCAGCCGGCCTATCTGCGCGTGGCCGGGGATCTGCGGCGGAAGATCGTCGACGGTTCCCTGCCCCCGCACGCCCGGCTCCCCTCGCAGGCCCGGATCCGCGAGGAGTACGGGGTCTCGGACACCGTGGCTCTGGAGGCGCGCAAGGTCCTCATGGCGGAGGGGCTGGTCGAGGGCCGGTCCGGGTCCGGGACGTACGTGCGGGAACAGCCCGTACCCCGGCGTGTGGCCCGCTCCGGCTACCGCACGGGCGGGGCCTCCACGCCCTTCCGGCAGGAGCAGGCGGACGCGGGCGCCCACGGCACGTGGGAGTCGAACAGCGAACAGCGCGGCGCACCGGCGGAGATCGCCCGCCGGCTCGGCATCGAGCCCGGCGAGCGCGTGATGCGCACGCGGTACGTCTACCGGGACGCCGGCGAGGCGATGATGCTGTCGACCTCCTGGGAGCCCCTGGCCGTGACCGGCCGCACGCCCGTGATGCTGCCCGAGGAGGGTCCGCTGGGCGGCTCCGGGGTGGTCGACCGGATGGCCGCGATCGACGTCGTCGTGGACAACGTGGTGGAGGAGGTCGGTGCGCGGCCGGGCCTGGCGGAGGAGAACCTCCTCCTCGGCGGGGTCCCGGGCCATGTGGTGCTCGTGATCGGCCGCACCTACTTCGCGTCGGGCCGCGCCGTGGAGACGGCCGACGTGGTGGTCCCGGCGGACCGCTACCGCCTCGCGTACCACCTCCCGGTGCGGTAG
- a CDS encoding DUF4190 domain-containing protein: MPPSPPPGPGHHWPPPSPPPAWGPPPGYGGPPALNGFALASLLVGLLCLPPLGIVFGILALVQIAKRRERGKVLAVVGLVVSVAMTGVLVLTVDRVATEVRDRFDSAGAFEEADGELTDMEDLRTGDCFNVPGGDLMHDRPLMYTVDCAQEHHGEVSSSGQFDPAGPPGSEQAERDAEAECWQKQDAYAMDTWALPAYAEMYFYAPSRESWRRGDRQLLCVIGTTEEDQRGSLRRDAGTLTPSQVSFLEAANEVDLVLGQAPEADPATSLAEHRTWAREVYTALGTEVTALERDRAAPGMEKAVAAQLKELGAARAAWLRASQATTSTEFDKQWDRAAAAMSVTTEQALRGAYGLSTKIPRWLEDHPGHPEEGSGRGPSSEQV; this comes from the coding sequence ATGCCGCCGAGCCCTCCCCCCGGACCGGGTCACCACTGGCCGCCGCCCTCGCCGCCGCCGGCGTGGGGGCCGCCGCCCGGCTATGGAGGGCCGCCCGCGCTCAACGGATTCGCCCTGGCCTCCCTGCTCGTCGGGCTGCTGTGCCTGCCGCCGCTCGGCATCGTCTTCGGGATCTTGGCCCTCGTGCAGATCGCGAAGAGGCGGGAGCGCGGCAAGGTGCTCGCGGTCGTCGGGCTGGTGGTGTCCGTGGCGATGACGGGAGTGCTGGTCCTGACGGTCGACCGGGTCGCGACGGAGGTCCGCGACCGCTTCGACTCGGCCGGCGCCTTCGAAGAGGCCGACGGGGAGCTCACGGACATGGAGGACCTGCGGACGGGCGACTGCTTCAACGTCCCCGGCGGGGACCTGATGCACGACCGGCCCCTGATGTACACGGTGGACTGCGCGCAGGAGCACCACGGCGAGGTCAGCTCCTCGGGCCAGTTCGACCCGGCGGGCCCGCCGGGATCGGAGCAGGCCGAGCGCGACGCGGAGGCGGAGTGCTGGCAGAAGCAGGACGCCTACGCGATGGACACCTGGGCCCTGCCGGCGTACGCGGAGATGTACTTCTACGCGCCCTCGCGCGAGTCCTGGCGCCGGGGCGACCGGCAGCTGCTGTGCGTCATCGGCACGACCGAGGAGGACCAGCGCGGCAGCCTGCGCCGGGACGCGGGCACGCTCACCCCCTCGCAGGTGTCCTTCCTGGAGGCGGCGAACGAGGTCGACCTCGTCCTGGGCCAGGCTCCGGAGGCGGATCCCGCGACCTCGCTCGCGGAACACCGGACGTGGGCGCGCGAGGTGTACACGGCGCTGGGGACGGAGGTGACGGCGCTGGAGCGGGACCGTGCCGCGCCGGGGATGGAGAAGGCCGTCGCGGCCCAGCTGAAGGAGCTCGGCGCGGCGCGGGCGGCGTGGCTGCGGGCCTCGCAGGCGACGACGTCCACCGAGTTCGACAAGCAGTGGGACCGGGCCGCGGCCGCGATGTCGGTCACGACGGAGCAGGCCCTGCGCGGTGCGTACGGGCTGTCGACGAAGATCCCCCGGTGGCTGGAGGACCACCCTGGGCACCCGGAAGAAGGTTCCGGACGCGGACCTTCGTCCGAGCAGGTCTGA
- a CDS encoding S8 family peptidase: MSVMRHTRRKLAGISATAVVALALGAAAALPASAADHGAQGVIENAGAAGSVPGSYIVTLNDTARSTADSGKAVAKRYGATIDRTYSAALNGYSVEVSEAQARKLAADPAVKSVVQNRTFTVDATQPNPPSWGLDRIDQRALPLNQSYTYPDKAGEGVTAYIIDTGVRKTHQDFGGRASDGYDAIDNDNTAQDGHGHGTHVAGTVGGGAYGVAKKVKIVGVRVLNNQGSGTTAQVVAGIDWVTQNAVKPAVANMSLGGGADSALDTAVRNSIASGITYAVAAGNESTDASTKSPARVAEAITVGATTNTDAKASYSNYGSILDIFAPGSSITSTWGTGDTATNTISGTSMASPHVAGAAAVYLSQNPGSTPAQISSGLVAASTPNVVTGPGTGSPNRLLNIGGGGTVPPGPRFENAADFAINDNSTVESPITVSGVSGNAPATLSVPVDIKHTYTGDLKVDLIAPDGSVYVLHNRAGGSADNIIKTFTVNASSEVANGVWKLRVNDNANIDTGKIDSWALQF, translated from the coding sequence ATGTCCGTGATGCGTCACACCCGCCGGAAGCTCGCCGGCATCAGCGCGACCGCCGTCGTGGCCCTCGCGCTCGGCGCGGCCGCCGCGTTACCCGCCTCCGCGGCCGACCACGGTGCGCAGGGCGTCATTGAGAACGCGGGCGCCGCGGGCTCCGTCCCCGGCAGCTACATCGTGACCCTGAACGACACCGCGCGCTCCACCGCCGACAGCGGCAAGGCCGTCGCCAAGCGGTACGGCGCGACGATCGACCGGACCTACAGCGCGGCCCTCAACGGCTACTCCGTCGAGGTCTCCGAGGCGCAGGCCAGAAAGCTCGCCGCCGACCCGGCCGTCAAGTCGGTCGTGCAGAACCGGACCTTCACCGTCGACGCCACCCAGCCCAACCCGCCGTCCTGGGGCCTGGACCGCATCGACCAGCGCGCGCTGCCGCTGAACCAGAGCTACACCTACCCGGACAAGGCCGGTGAGGGCGTCACCGCCTACATCATCGACACCGGCGTCAGGAAGACGCACCAGGACTTCGGCGGCCGCGCCTCCGACGGCTACGACGCGATCGACAACGACAACACCGCCCAGGACGGCCACGGCCACGGTACCCACGTCGCCGGAACCGTCGGCGGCGGCGCGTACGGCGTGGCCAAGAAGGTCAAGATCGTCGGTGTCCGCGTGCTGAACAACCAGGGCTCCGGCACCACCGCCCAGGTCGTCGCGGGCATCGACTGGGTGACGCAGAACGCCGTCAAGCCGGCCGTGGCCAACATGTCGCTCGGCGGCGGCGCGGACTCCGCGCTCGACACCGCCGTCCGCAACTCCATAGCCTCCGGCATCACCTACGCCGTGGCCGCGGGCAACGAGTCGACGGACGCCTCCACCAAGTCCCCGGCGCGCGTCGCCGAGGCCATCACCGTCGGCGCCACCACCAACACCGACGCGAAGGCGAGCTACTCCAACTACGGCTCGATCCTGGACATCTTCGCGCCGGGCTCCTCCATCACCTCCACGTGGGGCACGGGCGACACCGCCACCAACACCATCTCCGGCACCTCGATGGCCTCGCCGCACGTCGCGGGCGCGGCCGCCGTCTACCTCTCGCAGAACCCGGGCAGCACCCCGGCCCAGATATCCTCGGGCCTGGTCGCCGCCTCGACGCCGAACGTGGTGACCGGCCCCGGCACCGGTTCCCCGAACCGCCTGCTCAACATCGGCGGCGGCGGCACCGTCCCGCCCGGCCCGCGCTTCGAGAACGCCGCGGACTTCGCGATCAACGACAACTCCACCGTCGAATCGCCGATCACCGTCAGCGGGGTCTCGGGCAACGCCCCGGCGACGCTGAGCGTCCCGGTCGACATCAAGCACACGTACACCGGTGACCTCAAGGTCGACCTGATCGCGCCCGACGGCTCCGTCTACGTCCTGCACAACCGGGCCGGCGGCAGCGCGGACAACATCATCAAGACCTTCACGGTCAACGCCTCCTCCGAGGTCGCGAACGGCGTCTGGAAGCTCCGCGTGAACGACAACGCGAACATCGACACCGGGAAGATCGACTCCTGGGCCCTGCAGTTCTGA
- a CDS encoding pyridoxal-phosphate dependent enzyme, translating to MTHALPGYVCPEDGTCADVRTAPWCCPVCGGPWDLDFAPDPATALDPAAGPNSLWRYAPALPLPGAFAVSLAEGHTPMVPLAERVHAKLDFMMPTLSFKDRGAAMLAELARRLAPERVVADSSGNAGTAVAAYCARAGLNCEVFVPEGTSDGKTERMRAHGAVVRVVPGGREAAAEAAREAADQPGVFYASHVFNPYFLHGTKTYVYEVWEELGGRLPQALVVPVGNGTLLLGAALAVEELARRGVRPPALIAVQAEAVAPLAEAFAAGAEDVAPVEQRPTLAEGIAIPAPPRARQILAAVRKSGGTFLTVPEDRLRKARQDLARRGLFVEPTAAACWAAVGPDAPGDPLQGRTAVLPLCGSK from the coding sequence ATGACGCACGCACTCCCCGGTTACGTCTGCCCCGAGGACGGGACGTGCGCCGACGTCCGGACGGCGCCCTGGTGCTGTCCGGTCTGCGGCGGCCCCTGGGACCTCGACTTCGCGCCGGATCCGGCCACCGCTCTGGACCCGGCCGCCGGGCCGAACTCCCTGTGGCGCTACGCGCCCGCGCTGCCGCTGCCGGGGGCCTTCGCCGTGTCACTGGCGGAGGGGCACACTCCGATGGTGCCGCTGGCAGAACGGGTTCACGCCAAACTCGACTTCATGATGCCCACCCTGTCCTTCAAGGACCGGGGCGCGGCGATGCTCGCGGAGCTCGCCAGGCGGCTGGCCCCCGAGCGGGTCGTGGCGGACAGCAGCGGCAACGCGGGGACGGCCGTGGCGGCGTACTGCGCACGGGCCGGGCTCAATTGTGAAGTTTTCGTGCCCGAGGGCACCTCGGACGGCAAGACCGAGCGGATGCGGGCACACGGGGCGGTCGTACGGGTGGTCCCGGGCGGCCGGGAGGCCGCGGCGGAGGCGGCCCGGGAGGCCGCGGACCAGCCGGGCGTCTTCTACGCGAGCCACGTCTTCAACCCGTACTTCCTGCACGGCACGAAGACCTACGTGTACGAGGTGTGGGAGGAGCTGGGCGGCCGGCTCCCGCAGGCCCTGGTCGTCCCGGTGGGCAACGGGACCCTGCTGCTGGGAGCCGCGCTGGCCGTGGAGGAGCTGGCCCGGCGCGGGGTCCGGCCGCCCGCGCTGATCGCGGTGCAGGCCGAGGCGGTGGCCCCGCTCGCGGAGGCCTTCGCGGCGGGCGCGGAGGACGTGGCCCCGGTGGAGCAGCGGCCGACCCTGGCCGAGGGGATCGCGATCCCGGCGCCGCCGCGCGCCCGCCAGATCCTGGCCGCGGTACGCAAGTCCGGCGGGACCTTCCTCACCGTCCCGGAGGACCGCCTGCGCAAGGCCCGGCAGGACCTGGCCCGCCGGGGCCTCTTCGTGGAGCCGACGGCCGCGGCCTGCTGGGCCGCGGTGGGCCCCGACGCCCCCGGCGACCCCCTCCAGGGCCGCACGGCGGTCCTGCCCCTCTGCGGCTCGAAGTAG
- a CDS encoding isocitrate lyase/phosphoenolpyruvate mutase family protein — protein sequence MTRQPDLAARARAFADLHTPARPLALANAWDVASARLVEAAGGAAVATTSAGVAWSLGAPDGDALARDRALDLVARVASAVSVPVTADIEGGFGADPDAVAETVSGVLAAGAVGINIEDGNRAPAEHAERLAAARAAAGTAGVPLYINARIDTYLFGLGESSTRLDETLDRAAAYLRAGATGIFVPGVTDPATVAELVKGIDAPLNILVGPGAPAVAELGALGVARVSLGSWVAEAAYAVVRRATEELLSGGTYGSLAHSLPYGELNALIKG from the coding sequence ATGACCCGACAGCCTGATCTCGCCGCCCGCGCCCGCGCGTTCGCGGACCTGCACACCCCCGCCCGCCCCCTGGCCCTCGCCAACGCCTGGGACGTCGCCAGCGCCCGGCTCGTCGAGGCCGCCGGCGGGGCCGCCGTCGCCACCACCAGCGCCGGGGTCGCCTGGTCCCTCGGGGCTCCCGACGGGGACGCCCTGGCCCGCGACCGGGCCCTGGACCTCGTCGCCCGGGTGGCCTCCGCCGTCTCCGTCCCCGTCACCGCCGACATCGAGGGCGGCTTCGGCGCCGACCCCGACGCCGTGGCCGAGACCGTCTCGGGGGTCCTGGCCGCCGGCGCGGTCGGCATCAACATCGAGGACGGCAACCGCGCCCCCGCCGAGCACGCGGAGCGGCTCGCCGCGGCCCGCGCCGCCGCCGGGACCGCCGGGGTCCCGCTGTACATCAACGCCCGCATCGACACCTACCTCTTCGGCCTCGGGGAGAGCTCCACCCGGCTCGACGAGACCCTCGACCGCGCCGCCGCCTACCTCCGGGCGGGAGCCACCGGGATCTTCGTACCCGGGGTCACCGACCCGGCCACGGTCGCCGAGCTGGTCAAGGGCATCGACGCCCCGCTGAACATCCTCGTCGGCCCCGGCGCCCCGGCCGTCGCCGAACTCGGCGCGCTCGGCGTCGCCCGCGTCAGCCTCGGCTCGTGGGTCGCGGAGGCCGCGTACGCAGTCGTCCGCCGCGCCACCGAGGAGCTGCTCTCCGGCGGCACCTACGGGTCGCTCGCGCACTCGCTCCCGTACGGCGAGCTGAACGCCCTGATCAAGGGCTGA
- a CDS encoding EamA family transporter, giving the protein MRTSTRVEGKAPAAPHRKITGAVWTALALVYVVWGSTYLGIRIVVQTMPPFLSAGVRFITAGLLLAAVVAWRYGPAALKATPAQLRSTVVVGLLLILGGNGLVVLAETSVPSGLAALLVAAVPMWVVVLRAGTGDRPPLRTLGGVLVGLAGLAVLTLPGLSGAVRLSGVLLVVAASVLWSLGSFSASKLTLPGNPFTGSAYQMLAGGVGAVLVGLLRGEHRGLDPAAFSTASWLALGYLVLFGSLVGFTAYVWLLQAAPLSLVSTYAYVNPVVAVALGWLILDEALTWPIVLGGAIVVAAVGVIVSTERKK; this is encoded by the coding sequence ATGCGCACATCAACCAGGGTGGAGGGAAAGGCCCCGGCCGCCCCCCACCGCAAGATCACCGGCGCCGTCTGGACCGCCCTGGCGCTCGTGTACGTCGTCTGGGGCTCGACCTACCTCGGGATCCGGATCGTCGTGCAGACCATGCCGCCGTTCCTCTCCGCCGGAGTCCGCTTCATCACCGCCGGCCTGCTGCTGGCCGCCGTGGTCGCCTGGCGGTACGGGCCGGCCGCGCTCAAGGCCACCCCGGCCCAGCTCCGCTCGACGGTGGTGGTCGGCCTGCTGCTGATCCTCGGCGGCAACGGCCTGGTCGTGCTCGCCGAGACCTCGGTGCCGTCCGGCCTGGCCGCGCTGCTGGTGGCGGCCGTCCCCATGTGGGTGGTGGTGCTGCGGGCGGGCACCGGGGACCGCCCGCCGCTGCGCACCCTGGGCGGCGTCCTCGTCGGCCTCGCCGGGCTCGCGGTGCTGACCCTGCCGGGGCTGAGCGGGGCGGTGCGGCTGTCCGGGGTGCTGCTGGTGGTGGCGGCCTCGGTGCTGTGGTCGCTCGGCTCGTTCTCCGCGTCGAAGCTGACGCTGCCGGGCAATCCCTTCACCGGGAGCGCGTACCAGATGCTCGCGGGCGGTGTGGGCGCCGTCCTCGTCGGCCTGCTGCGCGGCGAGCACCGCGGGCTCGACCCGGCGGCCTTCTCCACCGCGTCCTGGCTGGCCCTCGGCTATCTCGTGCTCTTCGGCTCGCTGGTCGGCTTCACGGCGTACGTGTGGCTGCTCCAGGCGGCGCCGCTGTCGCTGGTGTCCACGTACGCCTACGTCAATCCGGTCGTGGCCGTCGCCCTCGGCTGGCTCATCCTCGACGAGGCTCTGACCTGGCCGATCGTCCTCGGCGGGGCGATCGTCGTGGCGGCGGTGGGCGTGATCGTCAGCACGGAGCGCAAGAAGTAG
- a CDS encoding serine protease, which produces MTPVVKGASAAAVAGIAAVFAVVALKAPADRQVHPFPTVGVLMANGEHWCTASVVDSPKGNVVATAAHCVAPAGEDGKPGELAHDGLAIGELAFAPAFSGEGSGSHPLGVWKVRSIHVDDRWTKWGEDTADFAFLTIEPDGDGQSVQEAVGGGSEAPKPDWTSGYERDVTVVGYPESEHNPQNEPVSCTTQTRHDEDDPDMLYISCAGFWTGTSGSPWVADRGGPDRPGRLIGVLSGGDTDVDSTAALFDEHARALYERAARG; this is translated from the coding sequence ATGACCCCGGTGGTGAAGGGGGCGTCGGCGGCCGCCGTCGCGGGGATCGCGGCGGTCTTCGCCGTCGTGGCCCTCAAGGCGCCGGCCGACCGCCAGGTGCACCCCTTCCCCACCGTCGGCGTACTCATGGCCAACGGGGAGCACTGGTGCACGGCGAGCGTGGTCGACAGCCCCAAGGGCAATGTCGTCGCCACCGCCGCGCACTGCGTGGCCCCGGCCGGTGAAGACGGGAAGCCGGGCGAGCTCGCCCACGACGGCCTGGCCATCGGCGAGCTCGCCTTCGCCCCCGCCTTCTCCGGCGAGGGCTCGGGCAGTCATCCGCTCGGGGTGTGGAAGGTCCGCTCGATCCACGTGGACGACCGCTGGACGAAGTGGGGCGAGGACACCGCCGACTTCGCCTTCCTCACCATCGAGCCGGACGGGGACGGACAGAGCGTCCAGGAGGCCGTGGGCGGTGGCTCCGAGGCTCCGAAGCCCGACTGGACCTCCGGGTACGAACGGGACGTGACGGTCGTCGGCTACCCGGAGTCCGAGCACAACCCCCAGAACGAGCCCGTCTCCTGCACCACGCAGACCCGCCACGACGAGGACGACCCCGACATGCTGTACATCAGCTGCGCGGGGTTCTGGACGGGGACCAGCGGCAGCCCCTGGGTCGCCGACCGGGGCGGCCCGGACCGTCCGGGGCGGCTGATCGGGGTGCTGAGCGGCGGGGACACGGACGTGGACTCCACGGCCGCGCTCTTCGACGAGCACGCCAGGGCACTGTACGAGCGGGCGGCGCGCGGCTAG
- a CDS encoding esterase family protein codes for MQHDQQGDGSSSTGGGRRPKRLRLILITGGLALTLAAGGGAAAYKYGLFSDIGDPVSFGKVQQKAAKTSDVRPGVSMPTGPAAEFVRTHRMPDGTQIGKTTLTGKKSGFTGDVWVWVPKEYYEPKYAKSAFPVLISLPGGRGYPTNYWGTGPGLGLQQAVSDGAKAGTSLPFVLVMPVTNADTKHHFDGSDIPGQPKMGTWMAEDVPDFAKANFRTFTSRDGWAFMGSSAGGFNGFKQLLKYPDRFKAAIASGTDIVPDSPLWNGNTQAMDADNPEKLADKLIRAGGPDVYINFQIGTAETGREKAEKFMNEYGKGPVHTSLQVIQDGEHNGKSYVRGMREGSLEWISKVMSGPTPDPDVR; via the coding sequence GTGCAGCATGACCAGCAAGGCGACGGCAGCTCCTCGACCGGGGGTGGCCGTCGCCCCAAGCGCCTGCGCCTCATTCTGATCACCGGTGGGCTCGCGCTCACCCTCGCCGCCGGCGGCGGCGCGGCCGCCTACAAGTACGGCCTCTTCTCGGACATAGGGGATCCGGTCTCCTTCGGGAAGGTCCAGCAGAAGGCCGCCAAGACCTCCGACGTCCGGCCGGGCGTGAGCATGCCCACCGGGCCGGCCGCCGAGTTCGTCCGCACCCATCGGATGCCGGACGGCACGCAGATCGGCAAGACCACCCTCACCGGCAAGAAGTCCGGCTTCACGGGTGACGTGTGGGTGTGGGTGCCGAAGGAGTACTACGAGCCGAAGTACGCCAAGAGCGCCTTCCCCGTGCTGATCTCCCTGCCCGGCGGCCGGGGCTACCCCACGAACTACTGGGGGACGGGCCCCGGCCTCGGCCTCCAGCAGGCCGTGAGCGACGGGGCGAAGGCCGGTACGAGCCTTCCCTTCGTCCTCGTCATGCCGGTGACCAACGCCGACACCAAGCACCACTTCGACGGCTCGGACATCCCCGGCCAGCCCAAGATGGGCACCTGGATGGCCGAGGACGTCCCGGATTTCGCGAAGGCCAATTTCCGGACCTTCACCTCCCGCGACGGCTGGGCCTTCATGGGCTCCTCCGCGGGCGGGTTCAACGGTTTCAAGCAGCTCCTGAAGTACCCCGACCGGTTCAAGGCGGCCATCGCGAGCGGTACGGACATCGTCCCCGACTCCCCGCTGTGGAACGGGAACACGCAGGCCATGGACGCGGACAACCCCGAGAAGCTCGCCGACAAGCTGATCAGGGCGGGCGGTCCGGACGTCTACATCAACTTCCAGATCGGCACCGCGGAGACCGGCCGCGAGAAGGCCGAGAAGTTCATGAACGAGTACGGGAAGGGCCCCGTGCACACCTCGCTCCAGGTGATCCAGGATGGTGAGCACAACGGAAAGTCGTACGTGCGCGGCATGAGGGAGGGCTCCCTGGAGTGGATCAGCAAGGTGATGTCCGGACCGACCCCCGACCCCGACGTGCGATGA
- a CDS encoding esterase family protein, whose amino-acid sequence MWISAVVVLALLAGGGGFAAWKLDWFSGNGEAVSFGKGNPPPAAEPKASGGASAKPSGDPDVLMPSGPKSDFKQTAKLEDGTIIAKTRLAGAKSGFEGDVWVWAPKEYDDPKYAKSAFPVLIALPGGNGFPANYWSDRSLGLQKAISEGVQAGTSLPFIVIMPVLNPDNKFYYDGSDIPGQAKMGTWIAEDVPDFTRANFRTYKSRDGWAFMGSSSGAFVGMKTVLQHPDKFKAVIASGGEIVPDSPLWKGHQAEMDANNPEKLAKKLIDSNGPEVYINFQIGTKESGKERMTKFQQQYGKGPVKMTIRDIQNGEHNGWHYVRGMKEGSLEWVSKVLKAPKPEAG is encoded by the coding sequence GTGTGGATCAGCGCGGTGGTCGTCCTCGCGCTGCTGGCCGGTGGTGGCGGCTTCGCCGCCTGGAAGCTCGACTGGTTCTCCGGCAACGGAGAGGCCGTGAGCTTCGGCAAGGGCAACCCGCCCCCGGCCGCGGAGCCGAAGGCCTCGGGCGGGGCTTCGGCCAAGCCCTCCGGTGACCCCGACGTGCTCATGCCGTCCGGTCCCAAGTCCGACTTCAAGCAGACCGCCAAGCTCGAAGACGGCACGATCATCGCCAAGACCCGCCTCGCGGGAGCGAAGTCCGGCTTCGAGGGCGACGTCTGGGTGTGGGCGCCCAAGGAGTACGACGACCCGAAGTACGCCAAGAGCGCCTTCCCGGTGCTCATCGCGCTCCCCGGCGGCAACGGCTTCCCGGCCAACTACTGGTCCGACCGCAGCCTCGGCCTCCAGAAGGCGATCAGCGAGGGGGTCCAGGCCGGTACCAGCCTGCCGTTCATCGTGATCATGCCGGTGCTCAACCCCGACAACAAGTTTTACTACGACGGATCCGACATACCCGGCCAGGCCAAGATGGGTACCTGGATCGCCGAGGACGTCCCGGACTTCACCCGGGCCAACTTCCGTACGTACAAGTCCCGTGACGGCTGGGCCTTCATGGGCTCCTCCTCCGGCGCCTTCGTCGGCATGAAGACCGTCCTCCAGCACCCGGACAAGTTCAAGGCCGTGATCGCGAGCGGCGGCGAGATCGTCCCCGACTCCCCGCTCTGGAAGGGCCACCAGGCGGAGATGGACGCGAACAACCCCGAGAAGCTCGCCAAGAAGCTGATCGACAGCAACGGCCCCGAGGTCTACATCAACTTCCAGATAGGCACCAAGGAGAGCGGGAAGGAGCGGATGACGAAGTTCCAGCAGCAGTACGGCAAGGGACCCGTCAAGATGACCATCCGCGACATCCAGAACGGTGAGCACAACGGCTGGCACTACGTCCGGGGCATGAAGGAAGGCTCCCTGGAGTGGGTCAGCAAGGTACTCAAGGCCCCGAAGCCCGAAGCGGGCTGA
- a CDS encoding type II toxin-antitoxin system Phd/YefM family antitoxin, with protein MTQPLPIESIRDVRAHLAEVVERADRDDVPTVITRRGKEVAAVVSIEVLRKYQEWEEREINRIIDERMANPAPGIPIEDIMRETLARGE; from the coding sequence ATGACGCAGCCACTGCCCATAGAGTCCATCCGCGACGTGCGCGCTCACCTGGCCGAGGTCGTGGAGCGCGCGGACCGCGACGACGTACCCACGGTGATCACGCGCCGGGGCAAGGAAGTGGCCGCCGTCGTCTCCATCGAGGTGCTGCGCAAGTACCAGGAATGGGAAGAGCGCGAGATCAACCGGATCATCGACGAGCGCATGGCCAACCCGGCGCCCGGCATCCCGATCGAGGACATCATGAGGGAGACGCTGGCGCGCGGTGAGTGA
- a CDS encoding type II toxin-antitoxin system RelE/ParE family toxin produces the protein MSEYRTVFRPEAQAELRKIPRDMALRILAKLTELESDPLGFNSTALVSQPERRRLRVGDYRVVYTIDNGELVVWVVHVGHRSTAYGT, from the coding sequence GTGAGTGAGTACCGAACCGTCTTCCGCCCCGAGGCGCAGGCCGAACTTCGGAAGATCCCCCGCGACATGGCGCTGCGCATCCTGGCCAAGCTGACCGAGCTGGAAAGCGACCCACTCGGCTTCAACTCCACCGCTTTGGTGTCCCAGCCTGAGCGTCGCCGGCTGCGAGTCGGCGACTACCGCGTCGTCTACACGATCGACAACGGAGAACTGGTGGTCTGGGTCGTCCACGTCGGACATCGCTCCACCGCTTACGGCACCTGA